In a genomic window of Penaeus monodon isolate SGIC_2016 chromosome 27, NSTDA_Pmon_1, whole genome shotgun sequence:
- the LOC119590404 gene encoding long-chain-fatty-acid--CoA ligase 3-like — protein sequence MYTSGSMSLPKGTELTHASIVSAIISYAYAADVREDDRFLAFLPLAHVMEFCTEIALVALNNVIMYGSPKTLTNNSPKIMPGTLGDAQVAKPTYINAVPLVLDRIVDGVMERVKEKSNFMQNIFAKALAKKESQETSAFVKKLIDLMVFRQAIPGEKFSWVDLNVVNGYFLRPEKTKEAFFEMDGVRWFKTGDIAEIDDTGAIRIIDRIGDIIKLDNGEYIALGKIEMYLKEHPVIENLFVNAKAGARGCVCIAVPNEQQIKKIARALKLDASRSYRSLCRHPEVVANVLDALQKFGKEKGLRKCDIPLALYLSHIPWVPSCGLVGPAFKLRRKALEFHFQDVLKRM from the exons ATGTACACAAGCGGTTCAATGAGTCTTCCGAAGGGCACGGAGCTAACGCACGCTAGCATAGTAAGTGCGATCATATCATATGCCTATGCGGCAGATGTCCGCGAAGACGACCGCTTTCtggccttccttcccctcgcccacGTGATGGAGTTTTGCACCGAAATCGCTCTTGTAGCCCTGAACAACGTGATTATGTATGGGTCGCCAAAGACGTTGACCAACAACAGCCCTAAAATCATGCCGGGCACACTAGGCGACGCACAGGTGGCTAAGCCTACGTACATAAACGCGGTGCCGCTCGTCCTCGACAGAATCGTCGATGGCGTCATGGAGCGGGTCAAGGAAAAGAGCAATTTCATGCAAAACATTTTTGCGAAAGCTCTTGCAAAGAAGGAATCGCAGGAGACCTCGGCGTTTGTGAAAAAACTCATCGACCTTATGGTGTTTAG ACAAGCCATCCCCGGGGAGAAGTTCTCGTGGGTGGACCTAAACGTCGTGAATGGATACTTCCTGAGGCCTGAGAAGACGAAGGAGGCGTTTTTCGAGATGGATGGCGTGCGTTGGTTCAAGACTGGCGACATCGCCGAGATCGACGACACAGGTGCTATTCGCATTATCGACCGCATTGGCGACATCATAAAACTCGACAATGGTGAGTACATTGCTTTAGGCAAAATCGAAATGTATCTGAAGGAACACCCCGTTATAGAGAACTTATTTGTGAATGCGAAAGCCGGCGCTCGAGGCTGTGTTTGCATTGCAGTTCCCAATGAACAGCAAATAAAGAAAATTGCAAGGGCCCTGAAATTAGATGCCAGCAGAAGCTACCGAAGCCTCTGTCGGCACCCTGAAGTGGTGGCCAATGTGTTGGATGCTCTGCAGAAGTTTGGCAAAGAGAAAGGACTTAGAAAGTGCGATATCCCGCTTGCTCTGTACCTGTCCCATATTCCGTGGGTGCCAAGCTGTGGTCTTGTTGGACCTGCGTTCAAGCTGAGAAGGAAAGCACTCGAGTTCCATTTCCAAGATGTACTAAAGAGAATGTAA
- the LOC119590405 gene encoding long-chain-fatty-acid--CoA ligase 4-like, giving the protein MRALFGCTIQVGYGATETCSCISGTLPCDLRTGLCGGPCHGVLVNLADWGEYRITDKPYPRGEVLVGGPNVVNGYFLRPEKTKEAFFEMDGVRWFKTGDIAEIDDTGAIRIIDRIGDIIKLLDGEYIALGKIEMYLQQHPIVENVFVHAKAGAQRCVCIVVPNAK; this is encoded by the coding sequence ATGCGAGCCTTGTTTGGGTGCACGATACAGGTGGGCTACGGCGCCACCGAGACATGCTCGTGCATCTCTGGAACCCTACCCTGCGACCTCCGAACCGGCCTTTGTGGTGGGCCTTGCCACGGTGTCCTTGTGAATCTTGCTGACTGGGGCGAATATCGCATTACAGACAAGCCATACCCCCGGGGAGAAGTTCTCGTGGGTGGACCTAACGTCGTGAATGGATACTTCCTGAGGCCTGAGAAGACGAAGGAGGCGTTTTTCGAGATGGATGGCGTGCGTTGGTTCAAGACCGGCGACATCGCCGAGATCGACGACACAGGTGCTATTCGCATTATCGACCGCATTGGCGACATCATAAAACTCCTCGATGGTGAGTACATTGCTTTAGGCAAAATCGAAATGTATCTGCAGCAGCACCCCATTGTAGAGAATGTATTCGTGCATGCGAAAGCCGGCGCTCAAAGATGTGTTTGCATTGTAGTTCCCAATGCAAAGTAG